Genomic segment of Desulfobacterales bacterium:
CGATGCCCGGCGGCGTCATTGCTTTTGATTTGGACGGCAAGCCTGCCATGACCAAATTCAGCCTTGAGAACTACGAGCCGGCAGCCGATATCAGCACCGTCCACATCGTCATGGGAAGTGGCAGAAAACATCAGATTCGCCGCCATTTTGAGATGATCGGCCATCCAGTGATGGGCGATCCACGCTACGGCAAAGGCAATAAGAATTCGGCAGGTCTAAAACTAGTGGCTACAAGCCTAGAATTTAAATGTCCTTTTAGTATAGAAAAACGAGTGATTAAAACGACCACTGGATTATAAGCAGCGATTGACAAATTCGTGATAATACCTGAAGATCAATGCAAAGAGGTCACAGAAAACATAATACTAGAAAAAAGCTAGACAAAATCTAGTGTCACTTGTGCAGGACGGTATTCCCAACTAGTGCCAATTTCAATGCCCATGCCGCTGGCGCTTCAACGCCCCACCCCGATACCAAACCCACGGATAGGCCTGTCATCATCTCGCAGCCAAGGCATATCGGTATAAATGGACACATATTGATTGGTGCCATCTACGTTTAGACTTTTAACCTCCAGGCTGGAATACCAATAACCAATCGGATTTTGCGATTGATCCAAGATATAGGACCCGTATGGACGAGAATAAGCGTAAGCGAAGTCTTTGATCAGGCCGGTAACTTTTTCAAGTTTTTCCGAGTACGGATCAAATTCCGCCCACATGTGGCCCACTAGACGGTAATTGTTTTGCAGGGCAACGACAGCGTAAGGATTGTTTTCCTGGTTCAGATAGTAATAACGGTGTTGCGGGTAAACATGAAAGGATTCAAAAGCCTGGGTAACATCGCGGCTGTGCCGCAAGTAACCGTAGTTTCCGGCTGCACAACCAGCCAATATCAAAACAGCTAAAAACATCAAAACCCGGTTCATCGATATCATGTTCTTAAAAAAATTCGTTTTTTCGACTTCAGGCGCCGGCATGGTCTCTCCTTTATAGCGGTATCATTTTCGACAGTAATGCGACCGCCTCTGACACAGTCAATACGTCGTAGCCAGACGTGCGCGCCAATTTCTGATCTTTAGGGCCAATATACCCCCAACCAGCGAGAACCGGTATGAGCATTTTTTTTTGGCGGTTTAGGTTTTGATCAAGCTCCTGAAGATTTTTCAGGGAATCGTCTAAAAAATAAACCATTTTAGCCCCAAAACGATGCTGAATTATGTGCATGTTCTCGATTTTGGATGTCCCATTATCGCCGCTGTAGATGTTTGAGGGCGAAATGTTCAGTCCAAATTGATGGCAAAGGCGTTCTGTGGCAGTGCGGTTTTTGTTGGTCACGATGGCAAATCCAGGTTGATCCTGGCGCCGAGCCAATTCGTTCCACAGGGGTTGAAAGGGCCGGTGCAGCGCGGTCCAAGCGGCGGCATCACGTTCGATAAACTGCTGCCTCGTTTTGTAGACCATACCTGAGCGACGGGCGACCGGTTCGGTGGCAACGCCAATAATCGTTTGGTATTCATCCAGCTGTAGGATCCTGTCAGGATCGTTGAGATAATTTTTCAGGCACCAGTTCATGAGCAGGATACCGTCACCGATCGGCTGAACATGAAAACGGTTGCGCCGAAACAGTCTGATTAGCGCCTGCGGCAAATCACCCAGAGACATCAACTGTTGACCGCTGGCCGTGTTGTAGACCGTCAGAACCACTTCATTTAGGGAGTCGATCAGAACCCCATCAAAATCAAAAATCAGCATTCTATCATCCCTGTTGGGGGTGTCAGATGTCAAATGATCATAAGTAAAACATGCGTATTTATATGAAAAATCGGTTGGCTTGACAATCAAATACGCCTTTCATTTGCTTTTTGAGCCATTTTTTGCTTACAACGGCTTCATATATGGCGTCAGTGCTGAAAATTTGATGTGTATCCAGAAATCCATCCATCCACTTAAAGAAGGGATCGGCATATGCGTGCGGTTTGGCTCGAAAACCAGCTTTTAAGCGTTCGTGAAGATGTTCCGGATCCAGAGCCGCTTGAAGGCGAAGCCCTGGTGCGGGTCCGTATGGCCGGCATTTGCGGCACCGATTTGGAGCTGGTAAAGGGCTATTATCCGTTTCGCGGCATACCCGGACATGAGTTTGTCGGTGAAATCGTTCAGGCCTCCACGACACAGGAGCGCATCGGGCAGCGGGTGGTTGCGGATATCAACATCGCCTGCGGAAAATGCCCCGATTGTCAGGCAGACCGTCAACACCATTGTCAAGATCGCCGGGTTTTGGGTATCAAAAACTGCAATGGTGCCTTCGCTGATTTTGTATGCCTGCCATTGCAAAATTTGATTGCGGTGCCGGAAACGGTCTCCGATGCGGCAGCTGTTTTTGCAGAACCGCTGGCAGCCGCGCTGCAGATTCAGCAACAGGTCCCGATCAGCCGCAAGGATCGCGTGCTGGTCATCGGCGCCGGCCGGCTTGGACAATTGATCGCCCAGAGCCTGGTAACCGTCGCCGGCCAATTGACAGTCGTATCCCGTTATCAGCGCCAGCAAGCGCTTCTGGACGCTTTTGATATTCACTGGATCCAGGAAGGCGACATCGGCAAACGCAAATTTGATATCGTTATCGAAGCCACCGGCTCGGCCGGAGGTTTAACAACGGCTCTCCAGGCTGTCCGCCCAAGCGGGACCATCGTTCTTAAAAGTACTTACAAGGATAGGGATGGAGAAAAATGGCCGCTTCAGCTTTCATCCCTGGTAGTTGATGAGATCACTTTGGTGGGATCACGCTGCGGCCCAATCGCAGCGGCCCTTGATCAGCTCGAAAAACAACAGGTGGATCCCTCCGGGCTCGTCTTCCAACGGTATGGTCTGGAGGAGGCTGAGACAGCCTTTGAACAGGCGGCAGCACCCGGGGCGCTGAAGATTTTATTTCAAATTGCATCATAATACGCTAATCCGCTGCCCGCTGAGGAGGAAATCAAAATGAATGATCATAACAACCCCAAAGATGCTACCCTGGCCGTTTGGGCCGGCGAAACCGGACCGCTGTGGGAAAACGCAACCCAGGTACCGGTGGTCCACAGCGTCTCCTTTGGCTATGCCGAGTTAGCGCACTGGGCAAAGGTCGGCCGCGGCGAAATCGATGGTCATATTTACAGCCGCAACACCAACCCAACGGTGCGCGCTTTTGAAGAAAAAATCTGTCGCCTTGAACAGGCCCAGGCGGCCACAGCCTTTGCCAGCGGCATGGCCGCCATTTCCAACACGTTGTTTACGCTGCTGGCCCCTGGCGATCGGATTGTTTCGATCAAAGACAGCTATGGCGGGACCAACCGAATTTTTCAGGAATTTTTACCCCGTTTCAACATCGCGGTCACCCTTTGTGATACCACCGATCAAAAGGCCGTTGAAACCGCTATTTCGCAAGGCTGTCAGGTGCTTTATCTGGAGAGCCCCACAAACCCGACCATGAAAGTCGTCGATATTGCCCGCCTGGCGGCGGCCGCCCATCAGGTCGGTGCCCTTGTGGTGGTCGACAACACCTTTGCCACACCGGTTAACCAGAAGCCCCTCAAGCTGGGGGCCGATCTGGTATTGCATAGCGCCACCAAATATCTGGGAGGCCATGCCGACGCGCTGGGCGGCGCGGTCTGCGGGCCTCAGGATCATATTCGCCGCATCTTTCATTTCCGGGAAATCAACGGGGCTGCTCTGGATCCTATGGCCGCCTATCTGCTGCTGCGCGGTATGAAAACCCTGCCGCTTCGCATCGAGCGCCAGAATAAAAGCGCGCTGCAAATCGCCGCTTACTTGCAATCCCATTCGAGCGTGGAGCAAGTGTTTTACCCCGGTCTGGACACCCACCCGCAGCACGCCATTGCACGACAGCAAATGAAGGGGTTTGGCGGAATGCTTTCTTTTTCAGTTAAAGGGGGCTATCCGGCGGTTGAGAAATTTTTGCCACAGTTGCGATACGCTCATCGAGCGGCTAATCTGGGGGCGGTTGAAACAATTGTTGGGCCACCGGCAACCACCAGTCATGTCGAATTGAATGCCCGCCAAAGAGCAGCCATGGGCATTCCTGAAAACCTGGTGCGCTATTCGGTAGGCATCGAAGATATAGCTGATTTAATTGAAGATCTAACGCAGGCTCTGGATTCGATATAAAGCTGGTAACGCTATAAAAAAAGCTAAAGTTTTTTTTAAAAATGGCCGATATTGTTAGTATGCGTGTTTCGGGAGACACGCTAAGTCACCTTCTTTTACTAACTTCGGAATCTGGGGCGGGCCTTTCGGTCCGCCCCAGTTTCGTTTTGCATGAAAATTAATGAGAATCTTAAATTCTATTTAACGGCAGCAAGCTATACAATCTTCCCAAACGATATAAAATATACATCCATTATGAAGGATTAATATCATTTTATCTCATTAATTTTCACCCTAAAGGCGAGCCTGAAACTCCCATATGCTGCGTTATTAAGGCTGAAGCATAGGAATCTATGGCCTCAGCCTTAAATGCCTTGCCTATGGAAGCCTCAAACTCGTGCAAAAGCCAGCCTTGCATGAAAATTATTGATTAAGTCACTGATGATTCATGCAGCCACCGGATTGATGAAGCGCATTGATCCTTCACCTATTTAAATTCATAAATTGTTTCAAAGCACTGCCCAGCGTTTTGGCTGTTTTGCTGAGGCACCCCTCCTCGCGCACCCCGCTCCAGGACAATTCCAGCTGTAAAGACGCCACTCTGGAAATGGGATAGCGGTTCTTCCTGAACCACTGGTTCATGTTGTGATCGGAATGACCCCGAAATTTGGACCGTTCATCTGCAGCCACAACCGTATTCAGACCACCCGCATTCAAACCTGCCGTCAAATGGGTGATGGTGTCCAGGTCAGCGGTCAATCGATCCGGCAGACCATATCCGACCAGACAATCAATCCGGACGCCGTCATTTAGATTGCGGGCTTCGAGCGCTGCACTTTGATCTTTCATGCCGTGAACCCAGATCACCCGTGAACGACCGTCGGGTGAAATGGCCTGTCTGAGGGCGTGGATAAACGTGGGATGGCGCGCCGCATCGGGAATTCGGTTCAAATCCAATTTATTGCGGGGCAATTCGGTATTGATAATGGCCATACAGCCCAAAAGCCGGGCTGTCTGCCGTGTGAGGCGGTCGGTGTTTTCATCGTCTTCGGCAGGCCCATGAGGTGCCACCAATACGATATCTGTGGAGCCGGACAGAACCCGAATATCATTAGTCAGTGTTTGCATTGGGATATTTTCTAGCAGCAGTACTCATTTGCGGTTGACGATATAAATGCCGATACTGACCAGGGTCAGGCTAATGATGAGGCGCAAGGTCAGCGGTTCACCGAGCAACCAGACACCGGCAAGGGTTGCAAATATCGGCGTTAAAAAGGTAAACGCCGAAAGCCGGCTGACCGGATAGCTGTGTACCAAGAAAAACCACACCAGATAGCTGATAAAAGCAACCAGGATACCCTGATACGCCAATGAGATCAAAATCAGGCCATCAAGATACTGAACCGGTGTTTCCTGAAACATAAAGCTAAGCATAAACAAAACGGGTATCGAAAACAGGGTCTGATAGAAAAGGGTATGATAGGGTGATACGGCAGCCACCAGGCGGCGCTTGATGACGACTGTCGTCAGTGCCCACAGCATGGCAGCGGCCAATGCCAGCATATCGCCGGCAAACTGATCGACTGAAGGCAGCCCCAGATGCTGACTTAAAAGGATTAAAATGCCGGCGAAAGACAGTATCATTCCGCCGGCTTTGGCAATCGATAAACGATCGCCGGTCAGGAAAAAGTGCGCCCCCAGGGCATGAAAAAACGGCGAGGTGTACAGCAAAATCCAAGCTGATGAAGCGGTTGTATAGCGAATGGCCAGGTATAAAAGACCAAATTCGGCCCCGAACAACAGACCAATGAATACCCCGTCTTTGATTCGGCCCACAAAAAGGGGGATACGCCGGCCGGCCATCCAGATAACCAGGCAGATAGTGGCCATAACGGAGCGAAGACCTGCACAAAAAATAGGCGCAATGCCCTCGGTTGCATATTTCATGGCAACGGCATTCAAGCCCCAGATCAAACACAGCAGTGTTAAGATGATCGCCGCTCTGGCATCAAGTTTATCGTGCGACTTCGCTGTCGATTTCGTCATCTGAGTTTTCCGCATCCAGCAGTTCAGGTTACCGTGCTGCTTTACATACAAAAAAGATTGCTATTTGTCACAGGGTAAGTGAAAATAAACGCCCAATTGCCAGAATAGTTGTCTTTGATCTTCATATCCGGATTGAAAGCCCGCTAAACTGAAGCGCACGCACATGATAAATCACCGGACAACCCCTAGCATCATGCCAGGAGGTGTGAGATGCGAAAAGTCCTTTTCTGTATCTTAATGCTGTGGCCGCTGGCAGCAGTGGCCGAACCGATCGAGCGATCAAAACATCTGGAAATT
This window contains:
- a CDS encoding HAD hydrolase-like protein, coding for MLIFDFDGVLIDSLNEVVLTVYNTASGQQLMSLGDLPQALIRLFRRNRFHVQPIGDGILLMNWCLKNYLNDPDRILQLDEYQTIIGVATEPVARRSGMVYKTRQQFIERDAAAWTALHRPFQPLWNELARRQDQPGFAIVTNKNRTATERLCHQFGLNISPSNIYSGDNGTSKIENMHIIQHRFGAKMVYFLDDSLKNLQELDQNLNRQKKMLIPVLAGWGYIGPKDQKLARTSGYDVLTVSEAVALLSKMIPL
- a CDS encoding alcohol dehydrogenase catalytic domain-containing protein, which encodes MRAVWLENQLLSVREDVPDPEPLEGEALVRVRMAGICGTDLELVKGYYPFRGIPGHEFVGEIVQASTTQERIGQRVVADINIACGKCPDCQADRQHHCQDRRVLGIKNCNGAFADFVCLPLQNLIAVPETVSDAAAVFAEPLAAALQIQQQVPISRKDRVLVIGAGRLGQLIAQSLVTVAGQLTVVSRYQRQQALLDAFDIHWIQEGDIGKRKFDIVIEATGSAGGLTTALQAVRPSGTIVLKSTYKDRDGEKWPLQLSSLVVDEITLVGSRCGPIAAALDQLEKQQVDPSGLVFQRYGLEEAETAFEQAAAPGALKILFQIAS
- a CDS encoding cystathionine gamma-synthase family protein, coding for MNDHNNPKDATLAVWAGETGPLWENATQVPVVHSVSFGYAELAHWAKVGRGEIDGHIYSRNTNPTVRAFEEKICRLEQAQAATAFASGMAAISNTLFTLLAPGDRIVSIKDSYGGTNRIFQEFLPRFNIAVTLCDTTDQKAVETAISQGCQVLYLESPTNPTMKVVDIARLAAAAHQVGALVVVDNTFATPVNQKPLKLGADLVLHSATKYLGGHADALGGAVCGPQDHIRRIFHFREINGAALDPMAAYLLLRGMKTLPLRIERQNKSALQIAAYLQSHSSVEQVFYPGLDTHPQHAIARQQMKGFGGMLSFSVKGGYPAVEKFLPQLRYAHRAANLGAVETIVGPPATTSHVELNARQRAAMGIPENLVRYSVGIEDIADLIEDLTQALDSI
- a CDS encoding DMT family transporter; this encodes MTKSTAKSHDKLDARAAIILTLLCLIWGLNAVAMKYATEGIAPIFCAGLRSVMATICLVIWMAGRRIPLFVGRIKDGVFIGLLFGAEFGLLYLAIRYTTASSAWILLYTSPFFHALGAHFFLTGDRLSIAKAGGMILSFAGILILLSQHLGLPSVDQFAGDMLALAAAMLWALTTVVIKRRLVAAVSPYHTLFYQTLFSIPVLFMLSFMFQETPVQYLDGLILISLAYQGILVAFISYLVWFFLVHSYPVSRLSAFTFLTPIFATLAGVWLLGEPLTLRLIISLTLVSIGIYIVNRK